A single window of Fervidicoccus fontis Kam940 DNA harbors:
- a CDS encoding bifunctional hydroxymethylpyrimidine kinase/phosphomethylpyrimidine kinase → MKTPWKKPFPPRCLTIAGSDSGGGAGIQADLKTFTVHGVYGMVAITSITAQNTKEVRAIYDVSPEVVASQIEAVSDDIGVDAAKTGMLSNKEIIHAVSGVLKKYDFPLVIDPVMVAKSGAKLLKDDAIEALKNELLPRAKIVTPNRMEAEILSNEKIQTIDDAIKAAKKIKKEYVPEAVVVKGGHISEDSKYAVDVLYVEDHAILLEGERVNGCTHGTGCSFSASIAANLAWGYDIIEAVKNAKEFITHSIKTGINYGSGHCPVNSSSWIYIPAEKFNIIKNLEQAVSLLVDNSEEFVKYYPEVGINLAMSLPSWYVKDENDVAGIPGRIIRIGKKLEACYKPEFGASKHVAKSIIAIQKHDPSIRAAMNLVYDESFLENAERLGYIISGFDRKFEPEDVKKTEGATTPWGIDFAIKKIGKVPDIIYDVGEPGKEALVFIFGQSAKDVVEKALRIIRSN, encoded by the coding sequence ATGAAAACTCCTTGGAAAAAACCTTTTCCACCCAGATGCCTTACAATTGCCGGAAGTGATAGCGGAGGAGGGGCTGGGATACAAGCAGATCTCAAGACTTTTACAGTTCATGGAGTATATGGAATGGTTGCAATAACAAGCATTACAGCACAGAATACAAAAGAAGTAAGAGCTATTTATGATGTTTCTCCTGAAGTAGTTGCATCACAGATAGAAGCAGTTTCGGATGATATAGGAGTAGATGCGGCTAAAACAGGAATGCTAAGCAACAAGGAAATAATCCATGCAGTTTCCGGCGTTTTAAAAAAATACGACTTTCCTCTCGTTATCGATCCTGTTATGGTCGCTAAAAGCGGAGCTAAATTGCTGAAGGATGATGCTATTGAAGCGTTGAAAAATGAGCTTTTACCGAGGGCGAAAATTGTTACTCCAAATAGAATGGAAGCTGAAATTCTTTCCAATGAAAAAATACAAACTATTGATGATGCTATAAAAGCTGCAAAAAAAATAAAAAAAGAATATGTTCCTGAAGCCGTTGTCGTGAAGGGAGGTCATATTTCAGAAGATAGTAAATATGCTGTTGACGTCTTGTACGTTGAAGACCACGCAATTCTACTAGAAGGTGAGAGGGTTAATGGATGTACTCATGGGACAGGTTGTAGCTTTAGTGCTTCTATAGCTGCTAATTTAGCCTGGGGATACGATATTATTGAAGCTGTAAAAAATGCGAAAGAATTCATTACTCATTCAATAAAAACTGGCATTAATTACGGAAGTGGACATTGCCCTGTAAATTCTTCATCTTGGATATACATTCCTGCAGAGAAGTTCAATATAATAAAAAATCTTGAGCAAGCAGTAAGTCTTTTAGTAGATAATAGTGAGGAATTCGTTAAGTATTACCCGGAAGTTGGCATTAATTTAGCAATGAGCCTTCCTTCATGGTACGTAAAAGATGAAAATGATGTAGCAGGGATTCCTGGGAGAATAATAAGAATTGGAAAGAAGCTAGAGGCGTGTTATAAGCCTGAATTTGGAGCTTCGAAGCATGTAGCAAAAAGCATTATAGCAATTCAGAAGCACGACCCCTCAATTAGAGCAGCTATGAATTTAGTATATGATGAGAGTTTCTTAGAAAATGCCGAAAGGCTTGGATACATCATTTCAGGATTTGACAGAAAGTTTGAACCTGAAGATGTCAAGAAAACTGAAGGAGCCACCACACCATGGGGCATTGATTTTGCAATCAAAAAAATTGGGAAGGTGCCTGATATCATATATGATGTAGGAGAGCCTGGAAAAGAAGCATTAGTCTTCATATTTGGACAAAGCGCTAAGGATGTAGTAGAAAAAGCGCTTAGGATTATAAGAAGTAATTAA
- a CDS encoding MBL fold metallo-hydrolase, producing the protein MNNCLKIFYHGHSCFEVKTGSNSILFDPHPGESIGLKPIETKADIVLITHEHFDHNAKENVVKENTQVLSSYFGEKRLNANAEEIFVKGFKLPHDNQGGRKRGFVAAYLVKIRNFKLLHLGDLGSDISNELLNEVKKERIDFLFIPVGGYYTIGPQEAWEISKKINPEYIVPMHYWRKNMNLPISPLSDFLKFVNVKRTETTNPFEYCKDIEKIEREMEVLLFKEYY; encoded by the coding sequence TTGAACAACTGTTTAAAGATTTTTTACCATGGACATTCATGCTTTGAAGTAAAAACTGGTTCAAATTCAATTTTATTTGATCCTCATCCAGGAGAAAGCATAGGGCTAAAGCCCATTGAAACAAAAGCAGACATCGTTTTAATAACGCACGAACATTTTGATCACAACGCAAAAGAAAATGTAGTTAAAGAAAACACACAAGTACTTTCGTCATATTTTGGAGAAAAAAGACTAAATGCTAATGCAGAAGAAATCTTCGTTAAAGGTTTTAAACTTCCACATGATAATCAAGGAGGAAGGAAAAGAGGTTTCGTTGCTGCATATCTTGTAAAGATAAGGAATTTCAAATTGCTTCATCTTGGAGATTTAGGAAGCGATATTTCCAATGAATTGCTAAATGAAGTTAAAAAAGAAAGGATTGACTTTCTATTTATCCCTGTGGGAGGATACTACACAATAGGTCCTCAAGAGGCATGGGAGATTTCAAAAAAAATAAACCCGGAATATATAGTTCCTATGCATTATTGGAGAAAGAATATGAATTTGCCAATAAGTCCTCTAAGTGATTTTCTGAAATTTGTCAATGTTAAAAGAACTGAAACTACAAATCCATTTGAATATTGCAAAGACATAGAGAAAATTGAAAGAGAAATGGAAGTACTTTTATTTAAAGAATACTACTAA
- a CDS encoding CopG family ribbon-helix-helix protein produces MTMKIITFKLDEELLERIDMLAQESGTNRSDIIRKAIIMYLSKAEKESAVKKPRIKIIED; encoded by the coding sequence ATGACGATGAAAATTATTACATTTAAGCTAGATGAAGAATTGCTGGAAAGAATAGACATGCTTGCGCAGGAAAGCGGTACAAATAGAAGCGATATAATACGAAAAGCTATAATAATGTATCTCTCGAAAGCGGAAAAAGAGTCTGCGGTTAAAAAACCGAGAATAAAAATAATTGAAGATTAA
- a CDS encoding ABC transporter ATP-binding protein, producing the protein MAIKAEDVWKIYNQNHTDEVIALRGLNLEIKKGTITTLLGKNGAGKTTFLRIIATQLIPTKGNISVLGYDVIKDVWKIREKIAVIPQDAKPLLFPSPLEFISSFLVMRGYSFSDARKRAKETLSELEIPEEYWNRAAWDLSGGYQRRLLLAAVMASDSELILLDEPSVGLDPIARMELWGKITLLKKMGKTVLLTTHYMEEAEMLSDHVIIIDKGKKILEGNPKELINSFKWKHKIEVLDECDISLMKKMGVLFGSRPPFVIYLNSSIDSVLEELNSNGCRASASLTTLEDVFLYAVGEEKWSIIKEE; encoded by the coding sequence GTGGCTATTAAGGCAGAGGATGTATGGAAGATTTATAATCAGAATCACACTGACGAAGTTATTGCCTTAAGAGGTTTGAATTTAGAAATAAAAAAAGGAACGATCACAACTCTTTTAGGAAAGAATGGGGCTGGAAAGACTACATTTTTAAGAATTATTGCAACGCAGTTAATTCCTACAAAAGGAAATATTAGCGTTTTAGGATATGATGTGATTAAAGATGTTTGGAAAATAAGAGAAAAAATAGCTGTAATACCTCAGGACGCTAAACCTCTACTTTTCCCTTCTCCATTGGAGTTCATAAGCTCTTTTCTGGTAATGAGGGGGTATTCATTTTCTGATGCTAGAAAAAGAGCAAAGGAAACGCTCAGCGAATTAGAAATTCCTGAAGAATATTGGAATAGAGCTGCTTGGGATTTAAGCGGTGGATATCAAAGGAGACTTCTTCTAGCCGCAGTAATGGCAAGTGACTCTGAACTAATATTACTCGATGAGCCTAGCGTAGGATTAGACCCTATTGCAAGGATGGAGCTTTGGGGAAAAATAACTCTGTTGAAAAAAATGGGAAAAACTGTTCTTCTCACAACGCATTATATGGAAGAGGCAGAAATGCTCAGCGATCATGTAATTATAATCGACAAAGGAAAGAAGATTTTAGAGGGAAATCCTAAAGAGTTAATAAACAGTTTTAAATGGAAGCATAAGATTGAAGTTCTTGACGAATGCGATATAAGCTTAATGAAGAAAATGGGTGTACTATTCGGTTCAAGACCTCCTTTTGTCATTTATCTAAACTCTTCCATTGATTCTGTTTTAGAAGAACTAAATTCAAATGGCTGCAGGGCTTCTGCTTCCCTAACAACACTTGAGGATGTATTTCTGTATGCTGTAGGTGAGGAAAAATGGAGCATAATAAAAGAAGAATAA
- a CDS encoding ABC transporter permease, whose protein sequence is MEHNKRRIILQLRGAISLGWLNGVVAARRNPLWIISNLIPPITFLILMKIYARPEMVEYALIGGFIMIIASNAIGLMGDTVFYKREVKFQDMIVASPMTPVAYMFGLVLSGAFFSIPGITLFLILMAYYHLLSFVAFGVIILSSILSLVALSGLAFTLATFVKEPRFVWPLSGILSFLISVLPPVYYPWILLNKWLAVISMFIPSSSAAALFQKHLGLTSSLPMNELFIWIILIVESLLLLEVAMKLSNWRES, encoded by the coding sequence ATGGAGCATAATAAAAGAAGAATAATATTGCAACTTAGAGGAGCTATATCTCTGGGTTGGCTAAACGGTGTTGTAGCTGCAAGGAGAAATCCGCTTTGGATAATAAGTAATTTGATACCTCCTATTACATTCCTTATACTAATGAAGATATATGCAAGGCCGGAGATGGTGGAATACGCGCTGATTGGAGGTTTTATAATGATCATCGCATCAAATGCGATAGGACTTATGGGGGATACCGTTTTTTATAAGAGGGAAGTTAAATTCCAGGATATGATAGTAGCAAGCCCTATGACGCCTGTGGCATATATGTTCGGTCTTGTGCTTAGTGGAGCTTTCTTCTCTATACCTGGCATAACGTTATTTTTAATATTAATGGCTTATTATCATCTGCTCTCTTTCGTAGCTTTTGGAGTAATAATACTTTCTAGCATTTTATCTCTAGTAGCACTTTCTGGACTAGCATTCACATTAGCAACTTTCGTCAAAGAGCCAAGATTCGTATGGCCTCTCTCTGGAATTTTGTCCTTTTTAATCTCTGTACTTCCTCCCGTTTACTATCCTTGGATCCTGTTAAACAAGTGGCTTGCAGTTATCTCCATGTTTATTCCTTCTAGTTCTGCTGCCGCTTTATTTCAAAAACACTTGGGATTGACTTCATCATTGCCCATGAATGAATTATTTATATGGATAATTTTAATAGTAGAATCCTTACTATTATTAGAGGTTGCCATGAAGCTCAGTAATTGGAGAGAATCGTGA
- the rnhA gene encoding ribonuclease HI — protein sequence MRCSKITIKVFFDGLYVKKDEEGIGTYAFVIYRNKEKIYEEMGKVSRKEGRVTNNAAEYIALEKALRWIIERGLNDEKVIILGDSQLVIRQLNGEYKIKSENLYPLFLQIKNLLNKFKDVEISWIPREENQEADFLTKKALSLK from the coding sequence GTGAGGTGTTCGAAAATAACAATAAAGGTATTTTTTGATGGATTATATGTAAAAAAAGACGAGGAAGGTATAGGTACTTATGCTTTTGTAATATATAGGAACAAAGAGAAAATTTATGAGGAGATGGGTAAAGTTAGCAGAAAAGAAGGAAGGGTTACGAATAATGCTGCGGAATATATAGCTTTAGAAAAAGCACTTAGATGGATTATTGAAAGAGGACTTAATGATGAGAAAGTTATAATTTTGGGAGATTCTCAACTAGTTATAAGACAATTAAATGGGGAATATAAGATAAAAAGCGAAAATCTTTATCCTTTGTTCTTGCAAATTAAAAACTTGCTTAATAAATTTAAAGATGTTGAAATTTCATGGATACCAAGAGAAGAAAATCAGGAAGCCGATTTTCTGACAAAAAAGGCTTTAAGTCTAAAGTAA
- a CDS encoding ferredoxin, producing the protein MGKIRVIVDRRTCIACGVAPTVCSEIFQLGSDNGKNRVIDKYSMKLTDEISEGEIPEELYECAKRAEESCPVVAIHVERI; encoded by the coding sequence ATGGGAAAAATTAGAGTTATAGTCGATAGAAGAACTTGTATAGCTTGTGGTGTCGCACCTACAGTTTGTAGCGAAATATTTCAACTAGGTTCAGATAATGGTAAAAATAGAGTTATCGATAAATATTCAATGAAGTTGACAGATGAAATTTCTGAAGGTGAAATTCCCGAGGAGCTTTATGAATGCGCAAAGAGAGCCGAAGAATCCTGCCCAGTTGTAGCGATTCATGTTGAAAGAATTTAA
- a CDS encoding MarC family protein translates to MNISASEIIVLSLQLYAVMNPLVAIPKFTDLVESNQREGFFSITNKVFLTILFLSTIFVLAGGYILSFFGISYYSLKIAGGIILLTVAIDTLTTGHKPKEVETGDLIVVPIATPLIIGPGTMTSLIIFGELHGIINTLLAAYLSCFFVYLTLIVSIALLRLLGPTFINGLGKFMSLIIASFAIQMLLSGFYGYIIETYQVKS, encoded by the coding sequence ATGAATATTTCAGCAAGTGAAATAATAGTTTTGTCTTTACAGCTCTATGCTGTAATGAATCCGTTAGTAGCTATACCTAAATTTACTGACCTAGTCGAAAGCAATCAGAGAGAGGGTTTCTTTTCAATAACAAATAAGGTCTTTTTGACTATTCTTTTTCTCAGTACAATTTTTGTTTTAGCTGGCGGATATATACTTTCTTTTTTTGGCATCTCATATTATAGCTTAAAGATTGCAGGAGGGATAATTCTTCTTACTGTAGCTATTGACACTTTGACTACGGGACATAAGCCAAAAGAGGTAGAAACAGGAGATTTGATAGTCGTTCCAATAGCAACACCTTTGATCATAGGCCCGGGAACTATGACGTCACTTATTATATTCGGAGAACTGCATGGAATCATTAATACTCTTTTAGCTGCGTATTTGTCTTGCTTTTTCGTATATTTAACGTTGATAGTATCGATTGCATTATTGAGACTTTTAGGACCTACATTTATTAACGGTTTGGGAAAGTTCATGTCTTTAATTATAGCATCTTTTGCTATTCAGATGCTTCTTTCCGGCTTTTATGGTTATATTATTGAAACCTATCAAGTAAAAAGCTAA